The segment tcTGTCCCTGGCAGCTGGTGGTGACGGCAGCGACTGAGAACGACAAGCGGGTGCAGGAGCCGGGGACACCCATGCGGCTGCGCATCGAGGGGGACCACAACGCCTACGTGGGCTTGGTGGCCGTGGACAAGGGCGTCTTCGTCCTCAGCAACAAGAACAGGATCACCCAGTCCAGGGTGGGTGGCCAGGTCCCCATCCTCGCTGTCCCTGGGTGGTGGCAGTGGCTCTTATTGTTGTCCCCTGTTGGTCACAGTTTTGGGACACAGTGGAAAAAAGTGACATCGGTTGCACCCCGGGCAGCGGGAGGGACAACGTGGGGGTCTTCGCTGATGCTGGCCTCAGCCTGGTCACCAACATGAGGATCTCCACACCACAGCGAGGAGGTAGGGGACATTCTGGGGACGGGGACAACCTGGGGGTGGCACCTTGGGGAAGGGGGAGTGTGGATGGGGGACGTATCTCCTGAGATTTGGGGTGTCACAGCTGATGTCAAGGGGCAGTGACACCCAGGTTTGGGGTGTGACACCACGGGGTCCTCACCTGTGTCCTCTTTGTCACCAGAGGTCCAGTGTCCCCAGCCTGCGAAACGCAAGCgccgctccctgcagctgctcgAGTACAAAGGCACCAAGGGTAGGTGGCACTGCCCCATGTCCCCAAGAACACTGGAATGTCCTGTGCCCCTGGGACAGCAGATTGTCCCATGTCCCCGAGGGACACCAGGTTGTCCCATGTTCCATTTAACATCAGAGCATCCCGCATCCCAGTCAATACCAGTGTCCCCGGTCCTCGAGGGACACCAGAGCTTCCCGTGTCCCAGTCAATACCAGTGTCCCCGGTCCCTGGTGGCCCTCCAGCCACTGGAACTGGGTGCTAGCTGGGTGCCTCGGTGCCGGCAGCGGCGGAGTACGCGGACAAGGCGCTGCGCAAGTGCTGTGAGGACGGCATGAAGGAAAACCCCATGGGCCACAGCTGTGAGCAACGGACCAACTACATCCAGGATGGAGAAGCTTGCATCCGAGCCTTCCTCGACTGCTGCAAATACATCAAGGACATCTACGACCAGAAGCAGCGCGAGCTCTACCTCGAGCTGGCTCGAAGCAAGTGCTGGGAagtggtggggtggtgggggggttgATGGAGGAACCTTGGGTGAAGGTTGGGTGAGCCTCCAGCATTGCTTGGGTTGAAAAGTTGGGTTGAAAAGTTGGGTGAAAACGAGGCAGTGGTGGGGCAATGGTGGGATTGATGAAGGAAGCTTGGGTGAAGGTCAGGTGAACCTCCAGCATTGCTTGCACTGTCCTCAGACAATGCTCGGAAGAGTTTTGGGCAACGCTTGGGTGAAAGTTGGTGCCTAGAAGATATTTGGGCAAAACAagggtggtgctgggcagtggtgGGGTGATGATGGGGTTGATGGAGGAAGCTTGGGTGAAGCTTGGGTGAACCTCCATCATTGCTTGGGTTGGAAGTTGGGTGAAAACGAGGCAGTGGTGGGGTGATGGTGGCGTTAATGGAAGAAGCTTGGGTGAACCTCCAGCATTGCTTGTTCTGTCCTTGGGCAATGCTCGGATGAGTTTTGGGCAGCGCTTGGGTGAAAGTTGATGTCTAGAAGAtgcttggtggtggtgggatgaTGATGGGGCCATAGTAGCTTCACCCAGCAGTTGGGCTCCTGAGGCCATAGCTGAGTGGGATgctgccacccccacccaggCGAGGCAGAAGATATCTTCCTGGCCGACAAGGACATCACCTCCCGAAGCCTGTTCCCGGAGAGCTGGCTGTGGCAGGTGGAGTCACTGACGGAGCGGCCCAATGAGCTGGGGTGAGCCCCGTGCCCTTGTCCCACCACCCCTCCACTCCATGGCTCAACGTGGGGTCCGTTACCTCCTCCCTGTCCGGCTCTGGGTGCTGTCTTGCCCAGCCTGCAGACCACCCATGACCCAACCTCCCCCCCGCCTCCAAGTCCTGACGAGGGCCACCCATGACCCGCTGGTGCTGCCTTGGGACCAGCTGTGACACCTTGGTGTCCTCCTGGTCCAGCTTAGAGACCAGTTATGGCACCTCCCCCGCCGCCTCCAGCTTGGTGGCTGGTTACACCTCCCTGGCCTGACTTGGGGCCGCTTGTGACTCCCTTGGTCGTTCCCATCCTCTCCAGAATCTCCGCGAAGACGCTGCCTGTGTACCTGAAGGACTCCATCACCACGTGGGAGGTCCTGGCCGTCAGCCTCTCACAGAGCAAGGGTAGGTCATGGAGTAGGAAGGTGTCCCTGGGGATCAAAGAAATCCCTCAAACCTCAAGTCCCTGGGACTTGAAGGGTCCCCTAAAACCTGGTGGGTTTCCTTGGGGTCTGAGGGATCTCCAGAGTCTTTGAGGGGTGCATAGCACTGGAGAGGTGTCCCAAACTCTGGGGAGATCCCTCAAAGCTTGGGTGCAGTCCTTGGGGCTTGAGGGATCCCCTAAGCCTTGGGAGGACTCCGTGGGACTTGAAGGATCTCCAAAAGCCTTGGGAATGTCCCTGGGACGTGAGGGGCCCGTCAAGTCCATCAACCTGAACCCCACGTCCCTGGGGCCACCCCACAGGGTTGTGTGTGGCGGACCCCTATGAGATCACGGTGATGAAGAACTTCTTTATCGACCTCCGCCTGCCCTACTCCGTGGTGAGGAACGAGCAGGTGGAAATCCGCGCCATCCTCTACAACTACTGGTTGCACCCCATCCAGGTTGGCAGGGGACATCTGGCTGGGCTTCTGGGGAGGGGTCTGTGACCACCTGAACCCCACAGCCAACTTTGCACACTGCAGGTGCGCGTGGAGCTGATGTACAACCCAGCTTTGTGCAGCGCCTCCACCTCCAAGACGCGCTACCAGCAGATCCTCAAGCTGAAACCGCAGTCGTCGTGGGCCGTGCCCTTCGTCATTGTCCCcttgcagctggggctgcacgACGTCGAGGTGAAGGCAGCTGTCAGGAACTCTGAAGTGGCTGACGGCGTCAAGAAGAAGCTCAAAGTTGTGGTGAGTTGTCCATTGCTCCTCATGGTATCTCCACCACGGGGTGCCACCTCCATCCCTGAGATGTCTCCAGCATAGGATCCCTGTCTCCACATTCATCCTGGTGTTGGTGCCCAGGGATGAAGGATCCTTCACCCCCAGGATGCTCAGCTGTGGTCTCCTGGGGCTCTCCCAGTTCGTCTCAtgacctgggggtgctggtttATACTGGGACACCTTTCTCTACAACGTagaagggctgggaaggggggaCCCAAAACCAGTCCAGCCTTTAGCATTGGACTCTCACCTCTGCAGCCTGAAGGGATGAGGTTGGAGAAGACGGTGAAGATAGTTGAGCTGGACCCGAAGGCGAAAGGAATCAGTGAGTGACCCCAGCTGGTCTTGGGGATGTCAAGGTGCCACTGAGAGAAGGATCTGGGGCATCTCAGGGCACAAGGGAAGTCTCACTGTGGGTCTGGGACATCTTGGAGGGTGGAGGATGTACCACCAAGGGTAGGACTGGGGAATCTTGGAGGACAAGGGACATTCCACTGGAGCTGGGGCATCTCAGGGGAGAAGGAACATCCTGGTACGGCTCAGGAACATCTTGAGGGACAAGGGACATCCCACTGGAGCTGGGGCATCTCAGGGGAGAAGGAACATCCTGGTATGGCTCAGGAACATCTTGAGGGACAAGGGACATCCTGCTGTAGATGTGGGGAAAGGCTGGGTCACCTCAGGGTTTGTGGGGGGACATGAAGGATTTGGGATCCTCCATCTCCATCCTGGCCTCTCTGCCCCACAGATGGTGTgcaggaagagaaggtgaaggCAGCAAACCTCTCCGACATCGTCCCGAACACCGAGTCGGAGACCAAAGTCAGCATCCAAGGTGAGAGCAGAAGGGACACGCGTGGGGAtgagctgggagggggcaggacAACCTTGGCGTGACATCTCCCCCTTCTTCTGCTCCAGGCAACCCGGTGTCCATCATGGTGGAGAAAGCCATCGATGGGGACAAGCTGAAGCACCTCATCGTGACGCCAGCGGGCTGCGGGGAGCAGAACATGATCGGGCTGACCCCCACTGTCATCGCCACCCAGTACCTGGACAGCACACTGCAGTGGGAAAGTCTCGGTGTTGACCGCCGGGCTGAGGCCATCAACTTGATCAAAAAGGGTGGGAGCATCTTCTGGGTTCCTCTCTTGGGGTGCAAAATGTCACCATCACCCAAGGTGCTGAAGAAACTTGCACCTTTGAAGAAGGCACTGGTTGGGTGCTACCGGTTTGGGGATTTCTAGAGCTACTGGTTTGCACTGGGATGTGCTCCAGAGCCAGTTGGTGGCCTGAAGCCACCCTTGAGTGTTCCTTACGTTGGCCAACCATCATCTTCTCACCAGGTTATACCCAACAACTTGTTTTCCGGAAACCTGACAGCTCCTACGCCGCCTTTGTGGGCCGCGCATCGAGCACCTGGTGAGGGTCACGTCGCCACCGTCACTCACCTCTGGGTGACAGCGTTGGATGCGATGCTAAGgtcctcctcctttccccaggtTGACAGCCTATGTGGCCAAAGTCTTTGCCATGGCCATTAAGCTGACGGACATTGAACCTGAGGTGATTTGTGGTGCTGTGAAATGGCTCAtcctggagaagcagcagccgGATGGGGTTTTCCAAGAAGATGCTCCTGTCATCCATAAGGAGATGGTGGTATGAAGGGGTCCAAACCCTGTCCCTGCTGATGACCAAAGACTTGCTGGGATGAGGATGGGCTTTTGGAGTGAGCCGCGAGGAAAGGACTATGTTGGGTGACGGGGATGGGTGTTGGGTAGGTGGAACTTGAGGTGGAACCATGATCCTGAGTTTTTTTGTCACGCAGGGAGGCTACCAGGGTGCCGAGCCCGAGGTGTCACTAACAGCCTTTGTCCTCATTGCTCTGCTGGAATCCCGGGACATCTGCAAGGACCATGTCAATGTGAGTGGCCCCATCCTCAGCCCCACATGGGGAGATGATTGACAACTGGCACCTGTCCCAGAAGGACAGTGCTTCAAGACGAGGTGCCTAACCCTTATAGCAGCCACCTGAGAATCCAAACTTACCATCCTTTCTGCCCAGAGCTTGGAAATGGGCATCCACAGAGCCAGTGAATACCTCTCCCGGAGGTACCAGTCATTGGCCCGACCCTACACGGTGGCCCTGACCTCCTACGCCTTAGCCCTGGCAGGGAAACTCAAAAGCGAGAAAGTTCTCATGAAGTTCTCCAAAGGTGATGTCTCACCAGAGGGGACAAAATGGGGGGCGGGGAGAGGTAATTATGGGATCCTGGTGGAGGGAGAAGTCATCCCTAGAGGGTGCTGAGGGACTGATGTCACCCCAGAGGGCCGATCCTGGGAGGAACGCAATGCCCGGACCTACAACATCGAGGGGACATCCTACGCGTTGCTGGCCTTGCTGCAGATGGAGAAGCCGGAGCTGACGGGGCCGGTGGCCCGCTGGCTTGCTCAGCAGAACTACTTTGGTGGTGGCTATGGATCCACTCAGGTGGGCTACAGACCCCCTGGCACCTATGGGTGCTGTCCTGGCACCTGCTGCCGTGGGGAAGCAGGGCAAGAAGATGGGGGTTGAAGGCTTTGTTAGAGGGTGAGGGGTCACCTTGtggccctggggaacaccaggGACATCTGTGTCTCCTGAGGGACACCTCGGATCCCATGGGACCCCAAAGGCATTGTGGGACCTGCTGAGGGCTTGGGGGTCACCTCAGGGCCCTTGGGAACCCCAGGGACACGGCACGTCCTTGGGGAACACCCCTGGTCCCACAGGATCTCAAGGGCTTTGGAAAACTTAAAAGGCCTGTCCCTGGGGGACATCTCCAGAtcctggggacccccagggacATGTCTGCTCCATAAGACCCCCAAGGGTTCCAAGTGACGGCCACCCAGGGGGCTTTGAGGGTGCTCTAGACAGTGTCCCCAAGCCCTGGTGACACAGGTGTCCCTGTAGGCCACCATCCTGGTATTCCAAGCACTGGCCCAGTACCAGGTGGACTCTCCACGGCAACTTGAGCTCAACCTCGACGTGTCGGTGCTGCTGCCACGCCGCGCCAGCGCCATCACCTACCGCATCGAGAACCGCAACGCCCTGGTGGCACGCAGCGCCGAGGTACCAGCACCCCTCGTCACCGTTGTCACTGTCACCATCAGGACCATGGGGATGCAGCACTGCTCGCCCTGCTGTTGCTGTCCATGGGATGACCCTGTCCCCTCTGTCTCTCTTCATGTCCTGGGACAATCTCGTCCCCTTCCTATGGCCTCGGGTGTCCCTTCCGTGTCCCCTCCGTGTCTGTGTCCTTCCACGGCTTGGGATGTCCCTGCCATGCCCCTCCATGTCCCAGGCTGATCTTGTCACCTCCTTGCTGTGACCTGGaatgtccctgtcccctccatGTCCTGGaatgtccctgtcccctccatGGCCTCCGATTTCCTTGTCCCCTCCATGTCCTGGAatgtccctgctgtcccctccaTGTCCCCTCCATGGCCTCCGATTTCCTTGTCCCCTCCATGTCCTGGAatgtccctgctgtccccttcCATGTCCCCTCCATGTTCCTGCAAACCTCCATGGCTGAGGATGCCCCATCCCTTCCGTGTCCTTCCCAGGGATTGTCCCtgtccttctccttctccaatGTCCCTTCTCCCCACAGACCAAGTTCAACGAGGACTTCACGGTGAAGGCGGAGGGTACGGGCAAGGGGACAATGACAGTGGTCACAGTCTACAATGCCAAGGTCCCCGAAAAGGACAACAAATGTGACAGTTTTGACCTGCAGGTACAGGTGGAAGACGTCAAGATAGGTCAGTTGCCCATGTGTCCCCAGTGTAGCCTCGTTATGTCCCCTCCCCACGTCCTCTATGTGTACCCTCCATGGCACCCCATGTCCCCTTCGATGTCCCCCATGTCTCCCTcacaggcagggaagaggagggcaTCATCCGCTCCGTCAAGATCACCATCTGCACCAGGTGGGACAGGGTGGGGTCTGGGGGACATCAGGGACATTGGAGGTAGGGAGGATATGGAGATACCGGGGACAGGGACATCAGGGAAACATATGGGGACGTTGGGGACAAGTAGGGCTCAGCCCCACCTTGTCACATAGGGATTCTTGGGAACAGGGACACCAGGgatgggggtgctggggacagtagggcagctggggacaggcGGATGGCCTCAACCCTGTCCCCACAGGCACCTGGACAACGTGGATGCCACCATGTCCATCCTCGATGTCTCCATGCTCACAGGCTTCATGCCTGACCTCCAGGACCTGAAGAGGGTGAGTGTGGGGATGTGAGGACACGTGGGGGGACCCAGGGGACACGAAGGACCTTGTGTCTTTGTGCCATCATGTTCCCACATCTCTGTAACCcccctgctgtgtccccacaCCCCCATGTGTCCCTGTGTGTCACTgtgtccccacatccccctctgctgctgcatccctgggTCCCTGCCTTTCTCTGGATGGCCATGTGTCCCCTGATGTCACTGTCCCCGTGTGTCCCCACGTCTCTGAGTCCCCTGCGTCCTGCCATGGCCATGTGTGTGTCCCCTGTGGCCGTCATCGCCGTGTCCCTGTGCCTGTACATCCCTCTATCCTGACACGGTTGTGTGTCCCCACGTGTCTTCTGTCACCGTGTCCCTTTCCCCAGCTCACGGAGGGGGTGGACAGGTACATCTCCAAGTTTGAGATTGACCAAGCGGATGCGGATCGCAGCAACGTCGTCATCTACCTCGACAAGGTTGGAAACAcgggggtgggggatgggagTGGGGGGGACAGGATGGGACAGGGTGGGCACGTGATAGGGCAGGAATGGGGAGAGGGACAGGATGGGACAGGGATGGTGACGAGATGGCacagggatgggggtggggggggggggacaggatGGACATTGGACGCAGTTGGAGGTGTGGGCAGGGACAGGATGGGACCAGGGATGAGGATGAAGCTGGGGACACAGGTGGGGACAGGACTGGGacaggggtgggatggggacacaggTGGTGTTGGGGACATGGGTAGGGACTGGAACAGGGACAGAGGTGGGAATGAAGTTGGGGACATGGATGAGGACAGAGGAGAAGGGTCTCAGGGATAGGTCCAAGACAGGAATGGCTCCAGGTCATGGGGGGACATAGGGACAGCgcggggacagggctggggacagggacagggtgGGTGTTGGGGTGCTGGCTCCCACCTGGCTGCCACCGccgtgtccctgtccccagatCTCGCACAGCGCCCAGGAGTGTTTCGCCTTCAAGGCCCACCAGAAATTCCAGGTGGGCTTGATCCAGCCCGCGGCCGTCACCGTCTACAGCTACTACAAGATTGGTGTGTCCCACGGTCCCCTCAAGTCACCCCCGggtcccctccctccccacgcTCTTCTCTGTGCTCCCTACGCCCACAAAGTcccctctgtgtcccctcctgtctCTTtgtcccaccatgtccctgCTGATCTTGTCACCATGTCCtccccctgtgtcccctcccgtCTCTTtgtcccaccatgtccctgCTGATCTTGTCACCATGTCCtccctctgtgtcccctcctgtccctcCCCCTCCACACAGCAGTGCTCTGTCCCCATGGCTTCCACTGGTCCTTTCCCCTCgtgtcccccacccccacccacctcGTGTCCCCTgatgtccccatgtccctgcagATGACCGCTGCACCCGGTTCTACCATCCGGACAAGGACGGTGGGAAACTGAGCAAGATCTGCTACGGGGACGTGTGCCGCTGTGCCGAAGGTGAcacggggacatggggacagaTGGGATCGACACCCCTACCATGACAGGACATGTCATGGACAGGATGGGACATGTCGTGATGGGGATGGAGTCGTGTCCCTGCTATGGTGGGACATGCCACTGTCACAACAGACCTTGTCATggccatgtccccatgtccccacagAAAACTGCTTCAGGCGGCACCTACAGGAGGCCCCCATCACCGTCAACCAGCGCATCGAGCGCGCCTGCGAGCCAGGAGTTGACTACGGTGGGACACGGGGGACAATGAGGGacgtgggggtgggggttgtgGGATGTAGAAGGGACATCAAGGGTGTGGGTGGGGACGTGTAGGGCCGTAGAAGAGCATGAGGGTCATGGAGATACAGTAGGGGACATGGAGGGACAAGAAGGACAGGTTGGGGTTTAGAGGGACATGAGGGGGACAGAGGGGTCCCCAGACACCCTGGAGTGGGGGTGCTGTCTAGGGGTGAGGGTGACATGGAGatgtccccctccccagtctACAAGGTGAAGCTGGTGGCACAGGAGGTGACGCCGTCCCATGACAACTACATCATGAACATCGTCTCAGTCATCAAGATGGGTATGAGCATCCCAGGGGTGGGAGACAAGGCCACCCTAAGGGACATGGTGGGGGTCacctggggatggggacagccaggagcagggacaCTCAGGTGGGTTGGTGTCACTGGGGTGGCTTGTGGGCTCCCAGGTGGGTTGATGTCACCCaagggtgctggggacagccgTTGGGGAGGGATGCCCACGTGGGTTGGTGTCACCCAAGGGTGCTGGGGACACCCATGAGGGCTGGTGTCACCCACGTGGGGTGGAGACACCCAAGGGTGATGGGGAAAACTGGAGGGAACTGGTGCCACCCATGGCTGATGACACCAGTGGGGTGGTGCCACCAAGGACGCCAGTGGCTCCCTGGGGATCAAAAGTCTCATGGCAAAGTGGGTGTCCTTGTCatgttggggtgggggtgacATGTCACCGGTGTGTCCCCCGGGACAGGCACTGACGAGGTCTCAGCCCAAAGCAACCGGACGTTCGTGAGCCACCAGCACTGCCGGGATGCGCTGAGGCTCCAGCTTGGCCAGGACTACCTGCTCTGGGGGCTGGCCACCGACCTGTGGGTCACCGGCAACCGGTAGGAGCATGGGGACACGGGTGGGGCCACATCTCGGGGGAACAGAAGACATGGGTAGatgggacatggggacacgtGTGGGGACACAAGACATGGGTAGatgggacatggggacacgtGTGGGGACGCTTCTCTGGGGGACACAAGACATGGGTAGatgggacatggggacacgtGTGGGGACACAAGACATGGGTAGatgggacatggggacacgtGTGGGGCAACATCTCTGGGGGACACAAGACATTGGTAGatgggacatggggacacagagaCCTGTGGACATGGGGACACTGACACCCAAGGACGCAGGCATGTTCCCACCTCACCCCGAGATTCTCCAGTGTCTCGTACAGGGTTGTGCACCCCATCCTCCACCCCCCCTCTGTATGTCCCCTAGGCTCCCACCCCCTTCTGACCCATGTCCCCTTCTGTCCCCTCGTTGTCACCAGCTTCTCCTACCTGATCGGCAAGGACACGTGGCTGGAGGCATGGCCCTCGGATGAGGCCTGTCAGGACCCCGaactgcagcccctctgccaggaCTTTGTTGAGTTTGCCGAGTCCATGACCATGTTCGGATGTCCAAACTGAGCTGGTGCcccccacccatgggtgcccccccccgctgccccccatTGTCCCCTTTTTTAGGGGTTAAAGAAGCCCTTTCTGACAACCTGGCTCTGGATCTGCatggggggggtgtgtgtcagGGGGACGTGGGGACGCTGTAGGGGACAAGAGGGTGATGGGGACTCTGTAGGTGACAATGGAGTTGTGGGGACCCCACAGGGGCCGTGGGGACACTGTAGGTGACAATGGAGCTGTGAGGATCCCATGCACAGCCCTTGGTGCACAGTGCTACACGCCTTCGGTGCACAAGCCCTTGATGCACGGTGCTGCACGACCTCTGTGCTCGGTGCTGCACACCCTCGGTGCACAGCCCTTGGTGGATGGTGCTGCACACCTTTGGTGCACAGCCCTTGGTGCACAGTGCTACACGCCTTCGGTGCACAAGCCCTTGGTGCACGGTGCTGCACGACCTCTGTGCTCGGTGCCGCGCACCCTCGGTGCACAGCCCTTGGTGCATGGTGCTGCACACCTTTGGTGCACAGCCCTTGGTGCACAGTGGTGCACAGCCCTTGGTGCATGGTGCTGCACACCTTTGGTGCACAGCCCTTGGTGCATGGTGCTGCGCACCTTTGGTGCACAGCCCTTGGTGCACAGTGGTGCACAACCCTTGGTGCATGGTGCTGCGCACCTTTTGGTGCCCAACCCTTGGTGCACAGTGCTGCACGACCTCCGTGCTTGGTGCTGTGCGCCCTTTGGTGCTGCAAGCCTTTGGTGCCCAGCCCTTGGTGCATGGTGGTGCACAAGCCACTGGTGCACAATTTGGTGTACAAGCACTCGGTGCACAGTGCTGTACAAGCCTGTGGTGCACGGTGCTGCACATCTTTGGTGCCCATCCCTTGGTGCACAGTGCTGCACAAGCCTGTGGTGCACAATTCGGTGTACAAGCCCTTGGTGCACAGTGCTGCACAACCTCCATGCACGGTGCTGTGCACCCTTTGGTGCTGCATGCCTTTGATGCCTATCCCTTGGTGCACGATGGTGCACAGCCCTTGTTGCACGGTGCTGCACGCCTTTGGTGCCCAACCCTCGGTGCATGGTGCTGCACGGTGGTGCACAACCCATGGTGCACAGCCCTTGGTGCACGGTGGTGCACAGCCCTTGTTGCACGGTGCTGCACGCCTTTGGTGCCCAACCCTCGGTGCATGGTGCTGCACAGCCCTTGGTGCACGGTGGTGCACAACCCATGGTGCACAGCCCTTGGTGCACGGTGGTGCACAGCCCTTGTTGCATGGTGGTGCACAACCCATGGTGCACAGCCCTTGGTGCACGGTGGTGCACAGCCCGTGGTGCAGAGCCCTCGGTGCGCGGTGAACATTGCACCACGGCGTTTGGCACACGGTGATGCAGCCCGCACCATGGCACGCGGTGCATGTTGGTGCACCATGCCGTGTGGCACAGGGTGCTGCACGCTGCTGCATGCAAGATGCTGCCAGGTGCCCGGCCTTGTGCACccagtgctcagcacccagctcagcaccctgtTGTGGCAGCTGGGTGCCGCGGCCGCCGGCGGTTTCCTGCCTTCCCAGCACGGACTCATGCGAGCGGCACTTTCCGGTGTCTTATCTGGCAGCACCAGGCACGGCCTTGCACATGCGTGGGGCGTGCACATGGGTGCACGTGTGGGTGCAGCTACGTGGCTGCGTGCATCCATGCAGCTGCAAATGCCTGTGGGTGCAAGGGCACACGTGGGTGGCAGGGGAGTGTGAGCACTTGCACAAGTGCGTGTGCTGGGAGCATGAgcacatgtgtgcatgcacaagCGGGTGTGTGCATGGTGCAAAAGCACACTGCAAGTGTGCGTTTGCACGTGTTTGTGCACTAGCATAAGTGTGCCTGCGTGGGGgcacaagtgtgtgtgtgctggtAGCACAAGCACGTGTGTGCACGCATAAGCGTGTGCATGCGTGGTGCCAGCAGACATTGGCACAAGCGTGCATGCACGCTGCAAGTGTGTATCTGCATGTGTTTGTGCACTAGCGTAAGTGTGCACGCATGGGAGCACAAGCGCGTGCACAGTGGAAGCATGTAACAGCACGGGGGTCTGTGCACGTGCACAAACGTGTGTATGCACGGTGCAAGGGCGCAATAGCACGAGTGCCTGCGACGTGCACGAGCACGGGTGTGCACGACCCGGGTGTGCCGTGGCACAAGCGTGTGTGAGGGCACACGTGCGTGTATGCCTGCACGGTGCTGGTGTGTGGGTGGTGCAAGTGTGCTGCACGCGCGTGTGAACTTGTGCACGAGGGTGTTGTGGGGTGCAGCTGGTCAcctctgtgtccccagccctgggaacCGGGCGTGGGGGCGGCCGGGAGCCCACATGTGGTGGAAAGTGTCACCCCTCCCTGTgtcacccccccccccgtgtcACCCCCCCCCCGTGTCACCCCCCATGTCAcccctccctgtgccacccctACCTCTGTCACCCCTCCCCGTGTCCCAGCCCGCACCCTGGGGCCACGTGACCGCTGGCTGGGAGTGTCCCTAAGCTGTCCCCAACACCCCAGGGCCACCTTGGGGACAGAGGGGTCCTTGATGTCCCCAGCTGTGGAGGCTCTGGGAATGAggacaccaccccacccccacccaccctctCTTGGCCTTGGGGACGCTGGGAGTTCTGGTGGCACTTTTGGGGTCACTGATGTCCCCAAAAGCGGGGCGATGTGGTGGCACCTCCGcggtccctgtgtccccatggggACACTGCAGGGGACACCACGGGGTTGGGGACATGGAGACCCCctggggggacacggggggggggaCACCATGTTTCCCCTTGGGGACACACATGGGGGGACAGCGGTGGCACCAGCAGGGTGGGGGATGCCACGTGGCCATGTGTCGTCCCCCCCCGCTGTGTCCCCATGACGGGGGGAGCCACCCCAGGGTGGTGACACCAACGGGTGACGTGGGCCCCATTTCCTCCGGGGCCGCACAGCGGGTGCAGGTCCCTCGGAGGGAGGGTGACACG is part of the Falco naumanni isolate bFalNau1 chromosome 13, bFalNau1.pat, whole genome shotgun sequence genome and harbors:
- the C3 gene encoding complement C3 — translated: MGAPALPLLLGLLLLHVAPTHAQMVTMVTPAVLRLETEEQVVLEAPGLNSQTEATILVQDFPLKRHVFYQTRVPLSPAEGMLATTTIKVSAKSLPQAGEKQFVSVTARAASVTLEKVLLVSRQSGHIFLQTDKPIYTPGSTVLCRLFALSHLMKPVSKTVIVEVKTPDNIIIKQVPVSSPMKTGIFSLNHNLPEVVSLGTWTILAKFEDSPEQAFTTQFEVKEYVLPSFEVVLEPEEKFLYIDRNEDFRVSITARYLYGKRLHGTAFVLFGVMVDDERKSIPDSLRRVEVTDGDGEAVLSMATLRQRFKNPQELVGHSLYVSVTVLTESGSDMVEAQRSGIRIVTSPYNIHFTRTPKYFKPGMPFNLMVYVTNPDESPAARVTVKADGFQGLVSTQRDGTAKLVLNMPANKDTVPITVRTDQAGLPPERQASRQMTAKAYHSQANSGNFLHLAVGATELQAGDNLPVNFHLKSNSNNVRDSVPYFTYLIMSKGRIVRVGRQRHEAGQSLVTMTLPVTAELIPSFRIVAYYYVMPGEIVADSVWVDVKDTCMGTLVVTAATENDKRVQEPGTPMRLRIEGDHNAYVGLVAVDKGVFVLSNKNRITQSRFWDTVEKSDIGCTPGSGRDNVGVFADAGLSLVTNMRISTPQRGEVQCPQPAKRKRRSLQLLEYKGTKAAEYADKALRKCCEDGMKENPMGHSCEQRTNYIQDGEACIRAFLDCCKYIKDIYDQKQRELYLELARSEAEDIFLADKDITSRSLFPESWLWQVESLTERPNELGISAKTLPVYLKDSITTWEVLAVSLSQSKGLCVADPYEITVMKNFFIDLRLPYSVVRNEQVEIRAILYNYWLHPIQVRVELMYNPALCSASTSKTRYQQILKLKPQSSWAVPFVIVPLQLGLHDVEVKAAVRNSEVADGVKKKLKVVPEGMRLEKTVKIVELDPKAKGINGVQEEKVKAANLSDIVPNTESETKVSIQGNPVSIMVEKAIDGDKLKHLIVTPAGCGEQNMIGLTPTVIATQYLDSTLQWESLGVDRRAEAINLIKKGYTQQLVFRKPDSSYAAFVGRASSTWLTAYVAKVFAMAIKLTDIEPEVICGAVKWLILEKQQPDGVFQEDAPVIHKEMVGGYQGAEPEVSLTAFVLIALLESRDICKDHVNSLEMGIHRASEYLSRRYQSLARPYTVALTSYALALAGKLKSEKVLMKFSKEGRSWEERNARTYNIEGTSYALLALLQMEKPELTGPVARWLAQQNYFGGGYGSTQATILVFQALAQYQVDSPRQLELNLDVSVLLPRRASAITYRIENRNALVARSAETKFNEDFTVKAEGTGKGTMTVVTVYNAKVPEKDNKCDSFDLQVQVEDVKIGREEEGIIRSVKITICTRHLDNVDATMSILDVSMLTGFMPDLQDLKRLTEGVDRYISKFEIDQADADRSNVVIYLDKISHSAQECFAFKAHQKFQVGLIQPAAVTVYSYYKIDDRCTRFYHPDKDGGKLSKICYGDVCRCAEENCFRRHLQEAPITVNQRIERACEPGVDYVYKVKLVAQEVTPSHDNYIMNIVSVIKMGTDEVSAQSNRTFVSHQHCRDALRLQLGQDYLLWGLATDLWVTGNRFSYLIGKDTWLEAWPSDEACQDPELQPLCQDFVEFAESMTMFGCPN